A portion of the Lytechinus pictus isolate F3 Inbred unplaced genomic scaffold, Lp3.0 scaffold_62, whole genome shotgun sequence genome contains these proteins:
- the LOC129266642 gene encoding uncharacterized protein LOC129266642 encodes MPDIEVTDPVDDTVSQVESEDHLGIPEAVPYLKPLMQDHDYINTTWDSTPPAKRPRPESTCTSRNDIALHDHDYAEPSTSSSENCSECSKKEDQLMEMNGKLKKLEQKIKNLKRLPKRSVSYDITNVVLKSDKTVKDYTGIESRDKCVALHAYVEPRVKKLRYWTGTKKESSPRSSPRAKRIGTPQKPGPARSLNNRQEFILVLMKLRLALTVSFLAGLFHITSSTVSQIFNTWIKFLAADLKPLIHWPDKLSIQMTMPKSLPKKYQHLRCTLDCTEVFIGRPRNLTNQARTWSDYKKHNTVKFLVAIAPNGMI; translated from the coding sequence ATGCCAGACATCGAAGTAACGGATCCTGTAGATGATACAGTTTCTCAAGTTGAGAGTGAAGACCATTTAGGTATTCCAGAAGCAGTACCATATTTGAAACCACTCATGCAAGATCATGACTATATCAATACTACATGGGATAGCACTCCTCCTGCAAAGAGACCGAGACcagaatctacatgtacatcaagaaATGACATTGCTCTTCATGACCATGACTATGCTGAAccgtcaacatcatcatctgaGAACTGTAGTGAGTGCAGCAAAAAAGAAGACCAGCTAATGGAAATGAATGGGAAGTTAAAGAAACTtgagcaaaaaataaagaacctGAAAAGGTTGCCAAAGCGTAGTGTATCGTATGATATAACTAATGTAGTTCTCAAGTCTGATAAAACAGTGAAGGACTATACTGGAATAGAGAGTAGAGATAAATGTGTAGCACTTCATGCATATGTAGAACCAAGAGTGAAAAAGCTACGTTACTGGACAGGAACAAAGAAGGAAAGTTCACCCAGGTCATCACCGAGAGCAAAACGAATTGGAACACCTCAGAAGCCAGGTCCCGCAAGGTCACTTAACAATAGACAAGAGTTTATCTTGGTGTTAATGAAACTAAGGCTAGCACTAACTGTCTCTTTCTTGGCAGGCTTATTTCACATCACAAGCAGTACAGTATCTCAGATCTTTAATACATGGATAAAGTTCTTAGCAGCTGATCTAAAGCCATTAATTCATTGGCCTGACAAGCTATCAATCCAAATGACAATGCCTAAGTCCCTGCCAAAAAAATACCAGCATTTAAGATGTACCTTAGATTGCACTGAAGTCTTTATTGGTCGGCCAAGGAATTTAACTAACCAAGCTCGTACTTGGTCTGACTATAAGAAACATAATACTGTTAAATTTCTCGTAGCAATTGCTCCCAATGGTATGATATAA